The following coding sequences are from one Eucalyptus grandis isolate ANBG69807.140 chromosome 11, ASM1654582v1, whole genome shotgun sequence window:
- the LOC104425216 gene encoding WD repeat-containing protein 70, which yields MEDEAEIYDGVRAQFPLTFGKQSKPQTSLESVHSATRRGGPAPRPAPAPDPASSSSLPSTTSAAGDAGAGKSSGLPSLSSSSAAWLEGLRAGNPRAGREAGIGSRGGDGEDGGRAMIGPPRPPPGFSANDDGGDEDGEDDDDDGVMVGPPPPPPRNLGDDDDDEEEEEAMIGPPRPPVVDSDEEEEEEEEENRYRLPLSNEIVLKGHNKIVSALAVDPTGSRVLSGSYDYTVRMFDFQGMNSRLSSFRDFEPVEGHQVRNLSWSPTADRFLCVTGSAQAKIYDRDGLTLGEFVKGDMYIRDLKNTKGHITGLTWGEWHPKTKETILTSSEDGSLRIWDVNDFKSQKQVIKPKLARPGRVPMTTCTWDREGKCIAGGIGDGSIQIWNLKPGWGSRPDIHVEQAHSDDITGLKFSSDGKILLTRSFDDSLKVWDLRLMKNPLKVFEDLPNHYAQTNIAFSPDEQLFLTGTSVERESTIGGLLCFFDRSKLELVSRIGISPTCSVVQCAWHPRLNQIFATSGDKSQGGTHVLYDPTLSERGALVCVARAPRKKSVDDFELKPVIHNPHALPLFRDQPSRKRQREKILKDPLKSHKPELPMNGPGHGGRVGASKGSLLTQYLLKQGGMIKETWMDEDPREAILKHADAAEKNPKFTRAYAETQPDPVFAKSDSEDEDK from the exons ATGGAGGACGAGGCGGAGATATACGACGGCGTGAGAGCTCAGTTCCCCCTCACCTTCGGCAAGCAGTCCAAGCCCCAGACTTCCCTCGAATCCGTCCACAGCGCCACCCGCCGCGGCGGCCCTGCCCCccgccccgcccccgcccccgaccccgcttcctcctcctctcttccctctaCTACCTCCGCCGCCGGCGACGCCGGCGCCGGCAAGAGCAGCggcctcccttctctctcctcctcctccgcagCCTGGCTCGAGGGGCTCCGGGCCGGAAACCCTAGGGCCGGCCGCGAGGCCGGAATCGGCTCCCGCGGTGGCGACGGTGAGGACGGCGGTCGTGCGATGATAGGTCCacctcgcccgccgccgggaTTTAGCGCCAATGATGATGGCGGGGACGAGGACGGCGAGGACGACGATGACGACGGGGTTATGGTTggcccgccgccgcctcctcctagGAACCTTggagatgatgatgacgatgaggaggaggaagaggcgaTGATTGGTCCGCCAAGGCCGCCGGTTGTGGATTCggacgaggaggaagaagaggaagaagaggagaatcGGTATCGGCTACCTCTCAGCAATGAGATCGTGCTCAAAGGCCATAATAAG ATCGTATCTGCTCTTGCGGTTGATCCCACTGGTTCTCGGGTTCTATCTGGCAGTTATGATTACACTGTACGGATGTTCGACTTTCAAGGAATGAATTCTCGCCTATCATCATTTAGAGATTTTGAGCCAGTTGAAGGTCATCAAGTCCGTAACTTAAGCTGGAGTCCGACGGCAGACCGATTTCTGTGCGTAACTGGCTCTGCTCAAGCTAAG ATCTATGATCGTGATGGGCTTACATTAGGTGAATTTGTGAAGGGAGACATGTATATCCGTGATTTGAAAAATACTAAGGGCCATATAACTGGATTGACTTGGGGAGAGTGGCACCCTAAAACAAAGGAGACGATTTTAACATCATCTGAGGATGGATCTCTTCGCATATGGGATGTGAATGACTTTAAAAGTCAAAAGCAG GTTATTAAACCAAAGCTTGCAAGGCCTGGAAGAGTACCTATGACAACATGCACTTGGGATCGTGAGGGCAAATGCATTGCAGGTGGTATTGGAGATGGTTCAATACAG ATCTGGAACCTTAAACCCGGATGGGGAAGCAGGCCGGACATTCATGTTGAGCAAGCTCATTCAGATGATATAACTGGGCTTAAGTTTTCCAGTGATGGGAAAATTTTACTGACAAGAAGCTTTGATGATTCACTTAAG GTGTGGGATTTGCGCCTTATGAAAAATCCCCTCAAAGTTTTTGAAGATCTTCCAAATCACTATGCTCAGACAAATATTGCATTTAGTCCTGACGAACAGCTATTCTTGACTGGAACTTCTGTTGAAAGGGAGTCTACAATTGGAGGCTTGTTGTGTTTCTTTGATCGATCTAAACTTGAGCTTGTATCAAGAATTGGGATTTCTCCTACTTGTAGTGTCGTGCAGTGTGCCTGGCACCCCAGGCTGAACCAG ATCTTTGCAACTTCTGGGGATAAAAGCCAAGGAGGAACTCACGTTCTTTATGATCCTACTCTCAGTGAGAGAGGAGCTCTTGTTTGTGTTGCTCGTGCACCAAGGAAAAAATCTGTGGATGACTTTGAGTTAAAGCCTGTCATTCACAACCCCCATGCATTGCCTTTGTTCAGGGATCAGCCAAGCCGTAAGCGTCAACGTGAAAAGATCCTCAAGGATCCATTAAAATCCCACAAACCAGAGCTTCCCATGAATGGACCTGGACATGGTGGAAGAGTTGGTGCAAGCAAGGGAAGTTTATTGACCCAGTATCTTCTTAAG CAAGGAGGTATGATTAAGGAGACGTGGATGGATGAAGATCCTAGAGAAGCTATACTGAAGCATGCTGACGCCgcagaaaaaaatccaaagttcACCCGTGCATATGCTGAAACCCAGCCAGACCCTGTTTTTGCAAAATCTGATTCTGAAGATGAAGATAAATGA